In Blautia wexlerae DSM 19850, a single window of DNA contains:
- a CDS encoding ISNCY family transposase, with product MIPYKQLSLADIFSDCHEKFENDKPAFLSLLETHIDIDELIPISFRNHFYASTGRTRKYPLQAFLWALIIQRIFSIPTDQLLLTFLAYSKSLREFCGFTKVPDASKITRFKQDFLDDLQLVFDNLVDVTEPICQAIDSAKADMTIFDSSGIEAFVTENNPKYANRIIKQLKAYAKAQGFDKSYDPYKAAYGSMPSHASANPEIKQLYINGHFCYVFKFGIVTNGLGIIRHISFYNKNFMASHPDIVVEKKSDSPDEDKCVHDSKLLIPTLKDFFSKHPLINPKTFLGDAAFDTAQLYKSLLTGDTFGNDKHFSKAYIPLNARSGLENLDYSINEDGIPCCPHDPSLQMKYEGTSKLHSGVTRYKFVCPRMKWIYDKSTQKSHRHCFCDNPCTSSKCGWMVYIYPEKDLRAYPGTIRGTEKWDDTYKIRTVVERDINHIKDNLCLAGRRTQNERTLHADLILAGITQLITVVLADKINHHEYIRSIKPLIA from the coding sequence ATGATACCATATAAACAGCTTTCTTTGGCAGATATTTTTTCAGATTGCCATGAAAAATTTGAAAATGACAAACCTGCTTTTCTTTCTCTATTAGAAACCCATATCGATATTGATGAGTTAATTCCGATTTCTTTTAGAAATCATTTCTATGCATCGACGGGCAGAACCCGTAAATACCCTTTGCAAGCTTTTCTGTGGGCTTTGATTATTCAACGTATTTTCTCTATCCCTACGGATCAGCTTCTCCTGACTTTTCTCGCTTACTCAAAATCACTTCGGGAATTCTGTGGTTTTACTAAAGTCCCAGACGCTTCCAAAATCACCCGATTCAAACAGGATTTTTTAGATGACCTCCAGCTTGTTTTCGATAACCTTGTTGATGTTACCGAGCCTATCTGTCAGGCGATTGACTCTGCAAAAGCGGATATGACCATCTTTGATTCTTCCGGCATAGAAGCATTTGTTACCGAAAATAATCCCAAGTATGCTAACAGGATCATCAAACAGCTTAAGGCATACGCGAAAGCTCAGGGCTTTGATAAATCCTATGATCCTTATAAAGCTGCCTATGGTTCCATGCCTTCTCATGCTTCTGCTAATCCTGAGATTAAGCAGCTCTATATCAATGGGCATTTTTGCTATGTCTTCAAGTTCGGCATTGTCACTAACGGATTGGGCATCATCCGCCACATATCTTTTTATAACAAAAACTTTATGGCTTCACATCCTGATATCGTTGTCGAAAAGAAATCCGATTCCCCTGACGAAGATAAATGTGTTCATGATTCAAAGCTTTTAATCCCCACACTTAAGGACTTCTTTTCCAAGCATCCTTTGATTAATCCAAAAACCTTCCTGGGTGATGCTGCTTTCGATACCGCACAACTCTATAAGAGCCTTCTTACCGGTGACACTTTTGGTAATGACAAACATTTCTCGAAAGCTTATATTCCGCTGAATGCAAGATCCGGACTTGAAAATCTGGATTATTCCATCAATGAAGATGGTATTCCGTGTTGTCCCCATGATCCTTCTTTACAAATGAAGTACGAAGGCACTTCCAAACTTCACAGTGGAGTAACAAGATATAAATTTGTCTGTCCAAGAATGAAATGGATTTATGATAAATCAACTCAAAAATCCCATCGTCATTGTTTCTGTGACAACCCTTGTACTTCTTCTAAATGTGGGTGGATGGTCTACATCTACCCGGAAAAGGATCTTCGTGCTTATCCCGGAACGATCCGCGGCACCGAAAAATGGGATGATACCTATAAAATCAGGACTGTTGTCGAAAGAGATATCAACCACATCAAAGACAATCTCTGTCTTGCAGGACGCCGAACCCAAAATGAGAGGACTCTGCATGCTGATCTGATTCTTGCCGGGATCACACAACTTATTACTGTTGTTCTCGCAGATAAGATCAATCACCACGAATATATTCGAAGCATAAAACCACTCATAGCTTAG
- a CDS encoding VOC family protein → MDLKNYSTGVQHIGIPTNDIGKTVEFYHKLGFETAFETVNEEANEKVVFLKLGTLVVETYENHAAKMEHGAIDHVALDVKDIEEIFQYINEAGLNSTQDTIHFLPFWENGVKFFTIEGPNKEKVEFSQYL, encoded by the coding sequence ATGGATTTAAAGAACTACTCAACAGGGGTACAGCACATTGGAATTCCGACAAATGACATTGGTAAAACAGTAGAATTTTATCACAAATTAGGTTTTGAAACAGCATTTGAGACAGTAAATGAGGAAGCAAACGAGAAGGTTGTTTTCCTGAAACTGGGAACTCTGGTAGTGGAGACTTATGAGAACCATGCAGCGAAAATGGAGCATGGCGCGATCGATCATGTTGCACTTGACGTAAAAGATATTGAAGAGATTTTCCAGTATATCAATGAAGCTGGTTTAAATTCTACACAAGATACCATTCATTTCCTGCCATTCTGGGAAAATGGAGTGAAGTTCTTTACAATTGAAGGACCGAATAAGGAGAAGGTGGAATTTAGTCAGTATCTGTAA
- a CDS encoding carbohydrate ABC transporter permease: MQKAFGKKSVILLFIFPAFLIYTAFVIVSIIWAGYYSFFDWGGVGEKVFVGLKNYIELVTQDEVFRATIGHTLVYTVINVAIQVFGGLLFAILLSRIKKGRVALQTLYYIPVVISSVAICQIFTKLLSVTPTGIVNQVLSFIDPSLKLMEWISNPQISLYVTAFVEAYKYLGLYMVIFYAALIGVPDELGEAALIDGASTWQEYLYVRIPYIKPVIIANCLLVLNGSLRSFEFSYLLTHGGPGNASELMTTYMYKQAFSSMKYGYGSSVAIMIVIICMVVGMLFRKFTGGGDDE; encoded by the coding sequence GTGCAGAAAGCATTTGGAAAAAAGTCAGTCATCCTTTTATTCATCTTTCCAGCATTTCTTATTTATACAGCATTTGTAATTGTTTCCATCATATGGGCTGGTTATTATAGCTTTTTTGACTGGGGTGGTGTTGGAGAGAAAGTATTTGTAGGATTAAAAAACTATATAGAACTTGTTACGCAGGATGAAGTTTTCAGAGCTACAATAGGGCATACTCTTGTTTATACTGTAATTAATGTGGCAATTCAGGTATTTGGAGGTTTATTATTTGCGATTCTCCTCAGTCGTATTAAAAAAGGAAGAGTTGCTTTACAGACTCTGTATTATATTCCGGTAGTTATTTCTTCTGTAGCGATTTGCCAGATTTTTACAAAGTTATTATCAGTAACGCCAACCGGTATTGTGAATCAGGTATTATCATTCATCGATCCATCTCTGAAACTGATGGAGTGGATTTCAAATCCTCAGATTTCACTGTATGTAACAGCTTTTGTAGAAGCATATAAATACCTGGGACTGTATATGGTTATCTTTTATGCAGCACTGATCGGTGTTCCGGATGAACTGGGAGAAGCAGCACTGATCGATGGAGCATCAACATGGCAGGAATATCTTTATGTAAGAATTCCTTATATTAAACCGGTTATCATTGCAAACTGTCTGCTGGTACTGAATGGTTCCCTGAGATCTTTCGAGTTCTCTTATCTGTTAACACATGGAGGACCGGGAAATGCGTCTGAACTTATGACAACTTATATGTATAAACAGGCGTTCAGCAGTATGAAATATGGTTACGGAAGTTCTGTAGCGATCATGATCGTAATCATCTGTATGGTAGTTGGAATGTTATTCCGTAAATTTACAGGAGGAGGGGATGACGAATGA
- a CDS encoding GH32 C-terminal domain-containing protein, translating into MQKLYYQFPGTWFGDCMPFGHGDKFYLYHQRDTRKPGPFGEPFGWDLATTSDFVHYEDKGVAIPRGTDEEQDQFIFAGSVFEAEGQYHIFYTGYNRDYPALGKPSQVLMHAYSDDLVTWHKTQDALTFTPQEGYDPDDWRDPWVIRDEENDQYLLILGARLQGPKTRQTGRTVKFTSKDLKNWKFEGDFWAPDLYTMHEMPDLFKIGDWWYHIVTEYSDRSKMVYRMSKSLEGPWIAPKDDAFDGRSYYAGRTFELNGQRILFGWVATKDQDDDDNNFIWAGTFMAHEVYQREDGTLGVRIPETVWNAFDKEEKTEDFVIDTPTKSTEKVVAKDTGDIFKFEADVEFTEGTRTFGVRFYEDEDKAESYQFVFNVTEDRYVFEKKPNWPWPANQNIGLERPLELVPGKKYNIKMIVDDTIATIYVDGVALNARAYKRPGESLSLFASEGSLKVTNCKVTTGLKK; encoded by the coding sequence ATGCAGAAATTATACTATCAGTTCCCGGGAACATGGTTTGGCGATTGCATGCCATTTGGACATGGAGATAAATTCTATTTATATCATCAGAGAGATACCAGAAAACCGGGACCATTTGGAGAACCATTTGGCTGGGATCTGGCAACAACTTCTGATTTTGTACATTACGAAGATAAAGGTGTGGCAATTCCGAGAGGAACAGATGAAGAGCAGGATCAGTTTATCTTTGCAGGAAGTGTTTTCGAGGCAGAAGGACAGTATCATATTTTCTATACAGGTTATAACCGTGATTATCCGGCACTTGGAAAACCATCTCAGGTTCTGATGCATGCATACAGCGATGATCTTGTAACATGGCACAAAACTCAGGATGCACTTACCTTCACTCCACAGGAAGGCTATGACCCGGATGACTGGAGAGATCCATGGGTGATCCGCGATGAGGAAAATGATCAGTATCTGCTGATCCTTGGTGCAAGATTACAGGGACCAAAGACAAGACAGACAGGAAGAACTGTTAAATTCACATCTAAAGACCTGAAAAACTGGAAGTTTGAAGGAGATTTCTGGGCACCGGATCTCTATACTATGCATGAGATGCCAGACTTATTTAAGATTGGTGACTGGTGGTATCATATTGTGACAGAATACAGTGACAGAAGTAAAATGGTATACCGTATGAGCAAGAGTCTGGAAGGTCCATGGATCGCACCGAAAGATGATGCATTTGACGGCAGATCTTATTATGCAGGACGTACTTTTGAACTGAACGGACAGAGAATCCTCTTTGGCTGGGTTGCTACCAAGGATCAGGATGATGATGACAATAACTTCATCTGGGCAGGAACATTTATGGCACATGAGGTTTACCAGAGAGAAGATGGAACCCTTGGTGTAAGAATTCCGGAAACTGTATGGAATGCATTTGATAAAGAAGAAAAGACAGAAGATTTTGTAATTGATACTCCAACTAAGAGTACAGAAAAAGTAGTTGCAAAAGATACAGGAGATATCTTCAAATTCGAAGCAGATGTGGAATTCACAGAAGGAACCAGAACTTTCGGTGTGAGATTCTATGAAGATGAGGATAAAGCTGAATCTTACCAGTTCGTATTTAATGTAACAGAAGACAGATATGTATTTGAGAAAAAACCAAACTGGCCATGGCCTGCAAACCAGAATATCGGACTGGAGAGACCGCTGGAACTGGTACCTGGTAAGAAATACAATATTAAAATGATCGTAGATGATACAATTGCTACAATCTATGTAGACGGTGTTGCATTAAATGCAAGAGCATATAAACGTCCGGGAGAAAGTCTGTCACTCTTTGCTTCTGAAGGAAGCCTGAAAGTAACTAACTGTAAGGTTACAACCGGATTAAAGAAATAG
- a CDS encoding sensor histidine kinase, producing MRKKYHELSLAKKFSLTSIGFFFLTILVLTVLIQFLYEKSVLNITSESYKEKFEIVSDNSQSILENSGKIAKVILTDEAIQNWFLQDSEESADQLKYKMQVEKRLDYLDALYPDKQYSSISVFDSYGHMVNSNSIRSEASKYEQFFNIIKENYNVKWLDLYEVSLGDYEKNGIGYIRYYRDYDSGLIKGYVLIEYQSPLLINNFAHIRYGETGSYLIADTDGNKKIENDQDVSGNISEEEYFQWAEDNKKGGKVFRIDGKRYLVTASVIPTLDWLMIGLTPVNELTKAGKAMTQIIYVVGIIAALISTFFSLRVSHSVTKPLIYLTDTMKKFGKGDLSVRVPVLYEDEIGILSEEFNKMSEQIRQLVDQVYREQRAKRKSELAALQAQINPHFLYNTLNSVSSLIKMNCPDEAFIMIQAIGTFYRTSLSDGKTLIPLEQEITNIENYIKIQKVRYGNKIEYEIDIENEILQEWIVKLTLQPLIENSIYHGIKEMRGKGIIRIKGWKEKNKVFIQVSDNGLGIPEEKLEELFSKDYREKGSAFGLFNIQQRLQIYFGKEYGLTVESKLSQGTKATVCIPVDFKREEDRKCGYSL from the coding sequence ATGCGTAAAAAATATCATGAGCTGTCTTTGGCGAAAAAATTTTCTCTTACAAGTATTGGCTTCTTTTTTCTCACAATCCTTGTATTAACTGTATTGATTCAGTTTTTATACGAAAAATCAGTATTAAATATCACCAGCGAAAGCTATAAGGAAAAGTTTGAGATAGTGTCTGATAACAGTCAGAGTATATTAGAGAATTCGGGAAAGATAGCTAAGGTAATATTAACAGATGAAGCAATACAAAACTGGTTTTTACAGGATTCTGAGGAATCAGCAGATCAGTTAAAATATAAAATGCAGGTAGAGAAACGTCTGGATTATTTGGATGCATTGTATCCAGATAAACAGTATAGCAGTATTTCTGTTTTTGACTCATATGGACATATGGTAAATTCTAACAGTATTCGATCTGAGGCATCAAAATACGAACAGTTTTTTAACATAATAAAAGAGAATTATAACGTAAAATGGTTGGATTTATATGAAGTATCCCTGGGAGATTATGAGAAAAATGGAATTGGTTATATCAGATATTATAGAGATTACGATTCGGGACTTATTAAAGGATATGTTCTTATAGAATATCAGTCGCCACTTCTGATAAATAATTTTGCACATATCAGATATGGGGAGACAGGCAGTTATCTGATTGCTGATACAGATGGAAACAAAAAAATAGAAAATGATCAGGATGTATCAGGAAATATTTCGGAAGAAGAGTATTTTCAATGGGCTGAAGATAATAAAAAAGGAGGAAAAGTATTCAGGATTGACGGTAAAAGATATCTTGTGACAGCGTCAGTAATCCCTACACTGGATTGGCTTATGATTGGTCTGACACCAGTGAATGAACTTACAAAAGCCGGGAAAGCGATGACACAGATTATTTATGTAGTAGGAATTATTGCTGCTTTAATCAGCACATTTTTCAGCCTGAGGGTTTCTCACAGTGTAACAAAGCCTTTGATATATTTGACAGATACCATGAAAAAATTTGGAAAAGGAGATCTTTCTGTACGTGTTCCTGTATTGTATGAGGATGAAATTGGAATATTATCGGAAGAGTTTAATAAGATGTCTGAACAAATCAGGCAGCTGGTTGATCAGGTATATAGAGAGCAACGGGCAAAAAGAAAATCTGAGCTTGCAGCACTTCAGGCACAGATTAATCCACATTTCTTATATAATACATTGAATAGTGTAAGTTCGCTTATCAAAATGAATTGTCCGGATGAAGCATTTATCATGATTCAGGCGATTGGTACATTTTATAGAACTTCACTTAGCGATGGAAAAACATTAATACCGCTGGAACAGGAAATAACAAATATAGAGAATTATATAAAAATACAGAAAGTCAGATATGGAAATAAAATAGAATATGAGATTGATATAGAAAATGAAATTTTGCAGGAGTGGATTGTAAAACTGACACTTCAGCCATTGATAGAAAATTCTATATATCATGGTATAAAGGAAATGAGGGGAAAAGGAATTATCCGAATCAAAGGATGGAAAGAGAAGAATAAGGTTTTTATTCAGGTGTCAGATAATGGGCTTGGAATTCCAGAAGAAAAATTAGAAGAACTGTTTAGTAAAGATTACAGAGAAAAAGGCTCAGCATTTGGATTATTTAATATTCAACAAAGATTGCAGATTTATTTTGGAAAAGAATATGGTCTTACAGTAGAAAGTAAACTGAGTCAGGGAACGAAGGCAACAGTGTGCATTCCTGTAGATTTTAAGAGAGAAGAGGATAGAAAATGCGGGTATTCCTTGTAG
- a CDS encoding DUF2798 domain-containing protein: MPKTKFQEFIFTLITSGCIIFIMGVYNVAIHTGGLQAATFSHALHSFPLEWFIGFLCAFFIASKTSKYFAFRVAKPTDRPIFIILCIQTFTVCTMVPLMSLLGTIESSGITSNLIFIWLQTICLNFIIAYPLQILVVGPFCRFVFRHLFVSASQENEGKIEHEMEQQGFAE; the protein is encoded by the coding sequence ATGCCAAAAACAAAATTTCAGGAATTTATTTTCACCCTTATCACATCCGGCTGTATAATCTTTATCATGGGCGTTTATAACGTCGCTATCCACACCGGTGGACTTCAGGCGGCTACATTCAGTCACGCACTGCATTCTTTTCCGCTGGAATGGTTCATCGGATTCCTCTGCGCATTCTTCATCGCCAGCAAAACATCCAAATATTTCGCGTTCCGCGTAGCCAAACCAACTGACCGCCCGATCTTCATCATCCTCTGCATCCAGACCTTCACCGTCTGCACAATGGTACCGCTGATGAGCCTGCTTGGAACCATCGAATCTTCAGGAATCACTTCAAATCTCATCTTCATCTGGCTCCAGACCATCTGCCTGAACTTCATCATAGCCTACCCACTGCAGATCCTGGTTGTCGGACCATTCTGCAGATTCGTATTCCGTCACCTGTTCGTATCAGCAAGTCAGGAAAATGAAGGTAAAATAGAACATGAAATGGAACAGCAAGGATTTGCGGAATAA
- a CDS encoding carbohydrate ABC transporter permease encodes MKKKKTTIPSIIKWVIALILVVMQVYPFFYVFTSSFKSLDDFRQLPAYALPSKWVLTNFINVFTKSHMLTYFKNSIIVLIGVLIPLLLFALMAGFALSKIKFKGRKFVLNYFLLGLMLPMQVALIPLFTIFNKMGLINTYPAIILPQIAFSLSYSIQLFYSFSKFFPEEMLEAAIIDGCSPIGCFFKMVVPMSLNSIITVATMQAVFCWNEYINAYTFTRSTDMKTITLGLNDFVGSMGLTDWGGTFAAITVTVLPVFIFYFFSSKKMLAGMTAGAVKG; translated from the coding sequence ATGAAAAAGAAAAAAACAACCATTCCGAGCATCATTAAATGGGTTATCGCATTAATCCTTGTTGTGATGCAGGTTTATCCTTTCTTCTATGTATTTACTTCAAGTTTTAAGTCACTGGATGATTTCAGACAGTTACCGGCATATGCACTCCCGTCAAAATGGGTGCTGACAAACTTTATCAATGTTTTTACAAAAAGCCATATGCTGACTTATTTTAAAAACAGTATCATTGTTTTGATCGGTGTATTGATTCCTCTGCTTTTATTTGCACTGATGGCTGGATTTGCATTAAGCAAAATCAAATTCAAAGGCAGAAAATTTGTCCTTAATTATTTCCTTCTTGGATTGATGCTTCCTATGCAGGTTGCACTGATTCCATTGTTTACTATTTTTAATAAGATGGGACTGATCAATACATACCCGGCAATTATTTTGCCACAGATTGCTTTTTCACTGTCTTATTCCATTCAGCTGTTTTATTCATTTAGCAAATTCTTCCCTGAAGAAATGCTGGAAGCAGCGATCATTGATGGATGTTCACCGATAGGATGTTTCTTTAAGATGGTGGTTCCGATGTCACTGAACTCTATTATCACAGTAGCAACCATGCAGGCAGTATTCTGCTGGAATGAGTATATTAATGCTTATACATTTACCAGATCTACAGATATGAAAACCATTACACTTGGTTTAAATGACTTCGTAGGAAGCATGGGACTGACAGACTGGGGTGGTACATTTGCAGCCATCACTGTAACAGTACTTCCGGTATTTATTTTCTACTTCTTCAGCAGCAAGAAGATGCTGGCAGGTATGACAGCAGGTGCAGTAAAAGGTTGA
- a CDS encoding response regulator has translation MRVFLVDDEFLQRALVKKTVDWNSLGMEICGEAEDGEEALKKILEEKPDILIMDINIPYMNGIEVSKKVKVIFPEIQVIILTAYGEFEYAREALSFGAVSFVLKPLDPEELTKELQKCKEKLEHIYRQKSSVKKMQKDQFLLEQLSGMVPSENQQSKWEEMKIPFDKPLSVALIRPENKQQNNKMAEEMEEIIQDYFPVYEMISMNQGYAFILFGEENMEYQIQLLCTYMQEIMNSKRNWNGGISRVFSDIRELKAAYQEAYSAARKGKTEQKILIYEPVDMFQFIRSSLYDSEVFLYYIRKNEYEMLTKEIGEMFIQMEEQNVLSDTAVYISTDILIHICLYMSELGVDFSLVVEKEQRQLTGLQNNGGIEEIRSVLMCILEKCRICAAENKLPATKKKVNDAADFIDSNYSRIDMSLNLVADTIGVNASYLSNIFKKEKGCSLSKYLTQTRLEQAKKYLTEYPDKTLIEIAESIGYSDVYYFSKNFKKYYGISPSKYQEERKM, from the coding sequence ATGCGGGTATTCCTTGTAGATGATGAATTTTTGCAGAGAGCGTTAGTGAAAAAAACAGTTGACTGGAATAGTCTGGGTATGGAAATATGCGGAGAAGCAGAAGACGGAGAAGAAGCATTAAAGAAAATTTTGGAAGAAAAGCCGGATATTTTAATTATGGATATTAATATTCCATATATGAATGGAATTGAAGTATCTAAAAAAGTAAAGGTTATTTTTCCAGAAATACAAGTAATTATATTGACCGCTTATGGTGAATTTGAATATGCAAGGGAGGCACTTTCTTTTGGAGCAGTCAGTTTTGTGCTGAAACCGTTGGACCCTGAAGAATTAACAAAAGAGCTTCAGAAGTGTAAAGAAAAACTGGAACATATTTATAGACAGAAATCTTCTGTAAAGAAAATGCAAAAGGATCAGTTTCTTTTAGAACAGCTTTCAGGTATGGTACCTTCTGAAAATCAGCAGAGTAAATGGGAGGAAATGAAGATTCCGTTTGATAAACCATTATCAGTGGCCTTGATTAGACCTGAAAATAAACAACAGAATAACAAAATGGCAGAAGAAATGGAAGAAATAATCCAGGATTATTTTCCGGTATATGAAATGATTTCTATGAACCAAGGATATGCTTTTATTCTATTTGGAGAAGAGAATATGGAATATCAGATTCAGCTTCTCTGTACTTATATGCAGGAAATTATGAATAGTAAAAGGAACTGGAATGGAGGAATCAGCAGGGTATTTTCAGACATCAGAGAATTGAAAGCGGCCTATCAGGAGGCATATTCTGCAGCCAGAAAAGGAAAAACAGAACAGAAAATTCTGATTTACGAGCCAGTAGATATGTTTCAATTTATACGATCATCGTTATATGATTCGGAAGTATTTTTGTATTATATCAGAAAAAATGAATATGAAATGCTTACAAAAGAGATAGGTGAAATGTTTATTCAAATGGAAGAACAGAATGTCCTTTCTGACACAGCAGTATATATATCTACGGATATTCTGATCCATATTTGTCTGTATATGTCTGAACTGGGAGTTGATTTTTCTTTAGTTGTGGAAAAAGAACAGAGACAATTAACAGGATTGCAGAATAATGGTGGAATTGAAGAAATTAGAAGTGTATTAATGTGTATATTGGAAAAATGCCGCATATGTGCAGCAGAAAATAAACTTCCTGCAACAAAGAAAAAAGTAAATGATGCAGCAGATTTTATTGATAGTAATTATAGTAGGATTGATATGAGCTTGAATCTGGTAGCAGATACAATTGGGGTGAATGCGAGTTATCTAAGTAATATATTTAAAAAAGAAAAAGGATGTTCATTAAGTAAGTATTTGACTCAGACACGTCTGGAACAGGCAAAGAAATATCTTACAGAGTATCCGGATAAAACACTTATAGAAATTGCAGAGTCAATAGGATACAGTGACGTTTATTATTTTAGCAAGAATTTTAAAAAGTATTATGGTATTTCTCCGTCTAAGTACCAGGAAGAGAGAAAAATGTAA
- a CDS encoding dicarboxylate/amino acid:cation symporter: MKKFYSWYKKHITAAIFTGLILGIITGLFLANRFEPVLTVTSLIGSIYMNALNMMIFPLVFCSIIMGISSIGNARTTGKITAGAMIFFLCTTALASLAGLIIPRLIHLGEGVKFEMATSDIQATEMTSILDTIKNLIPSNPVAAFANGNMLQVLVFAVIVGFTLIAIGEKGTALLKVIDSCNEVCLKVISTVMYFTPIGVFCTIVPVVEANGTETIIPLATQLIILYVAFFGFALVIYGGSVKFIGKESPVKFFKAMLPAALNAFGTCSSSATIPISKQRMEDEMGVSNKITSIAIPLGATVNMDAVSILMSFMIMFFANACGINVSISMMIIILLANVLLSVGTPGIPGGAIASFAALATMAGLPAGVMGVYISINTLCDMGATCVNVIGDMAGCVVLKEKIKLED; this comes from the coding sequence ATGAAAAAATTCTATTCGTGGTACAAAAAACATATTACCGCAGCAATCTTTACCGGACTGATCCTGGGTATCATTACCGGACTGTTTCTGGCAAACCGTTTCGAACCGGTTCTTACCGTCACAAGCCTCATAGGAAGCATTTACATGAATGCCCTGAACATGATGATCTTTCCACTGGTCTTCTGTTCCATTATCATGGGTATCTCCAGCATCGGTAATGCCCGCACAACCGGCAAGATCACAGCCGGCGCCATGATCTTTTTCCTGTGCACCACAGCACTTGCCAGCCTGGCAGGACTGATCATCCCGCGGCTGATCCATCTCGGTGAGGGTGTTAAATTCGAGATGGCAACTTCCGACATTCAGGCAACTGAGATGACCAGCATTCTGGACACCATCAAAAACTTAATCCCATCCAATCCGGTTGCAGCTTTCGCAAACGGAAATATGCTTCAGGTACTTGTATTCGCAGTCATCGTAGGCTTCACACTTATCGCCATCGGCGAAAAGGGTACTGCACTTCTGAAAGTCATCGATTCCTGTAACGAAGTCTGTCTGAAAGTCATCAGCACAGTTATGTACTTCACACCTATCGGTGTATTCTGTACTATCGTTCCTGTTGTAGAAGCCAACGGTACAGAAACCATCATTCCACTGGCAACTCAGCTGATCATCCTGTATGTGGCATTCTTCGGATTTGCCCTGGTCATTTACGGCGGCTCCGTGAAATTCATCGGCAAAGAAAGCCCTGTGAAATTCTTCAAAGCAATGCTTCCTGCCGCTCTGAACGCATTCGGAACCTGTTCCAGTTCAGCGACCATTCCGATCAGTAAACAGCGTATGGAAGACGAAATGGGCGTATCCAACAAGATCACAAGTATTGCCATTCCTCTTGGCGCTACTGTAAACATGGATGCCGTATCCATCCTGATGTCATTCATGATCATGTTCTTCGCCAATGCATGCGGAATTAACGTAAGCATTTCCATGATGATCATAATCCTTCTGGCAAACGTACTCCTGTCAGTAGGAACCCCGGGAATCCCTGGCGGTGCCATCGCATCCTTCGCAGCCCTGGCAACCATGGCAGGTCTGCCTGCAGGAGTTATGGGCGTTTACATCAGCATCAATACACTCTGCGACATGGGCGCAACCTGCGTCAATGTTATCGGAGACATGGCAGGATGTGTGGTTCTTAAGGAGAAGATTAAATTAGAAGATTAA